A region of the Acidobacteriota bacterium genome:
GGTGCGCAACAACTCATCGGCTTTGGTCGGCAGGTCGGCGATGGGGGCGATGCGTCCGTCATCAATGCCTTGTTGCGTCAGTTGCTGTAACGCCGTGTGCAGCAGCGTGCCGAAGGTGTTGATGTACAGGCTGTCGTCCAGCGTGAAGCCGAAACTGTGCTGCCAGGTGGCGCGAAAGGAATGCAGAATCAGCGGCGTGGTGTTGACCAGCGTGCCGTCAAAATCAAAAAGAATGACACTGCGGTCAGTGGGTTTCTTGTTCATGCGTTCGGACTTTCGGTTTGTTACACTGCGCTTGCGTTTAAGCACATTCAACCAGGAGCTTACCATATATGCCCGTTCGTGAAATCCTGCTGCTTGGCAACCCGCAGCTTTGGCAGCCGTCGTCTGAAATTACCGAAGTTCAAGCACCGCAAACCCGCGCGTTGATTACTGACTTGGCTGACACGCTAGCCGACTTCCGGTTGCGCAACGGTTTTGGCCGCGCCATCGCCGCGCCGCAAATCGGCGTCAAGCAGCGCATGCTATTCGTGAATATGCAAAACGGCAGTACGCCGTTTCCGCTCATCAATCCGCATATCGTGCGCGCCAGTTACGAACAAATGGAATTGTGGGACGACTGTTTTTCGCTGCCGAATTTGCTGGTGCGGGTGCGGCGGCACAGCGAGATTGACGTGCGCTATTTCGATCAGAACGGCGCTGAGAGATTGCTGACGGCGACCGCTGATCTTTCGGAATTGCTGCAACACGAGATTGATCATCTGGACGGCATTCTGGCGACGGATCGCGCGATTGACAGCCGCAGTCTGGCCTTCCGCAGCGAACTTCAGCGGCAGCCAGGCTGAGGCGTGCCGTTTCGTTGTCGGCCTGACCGCTTTGGTTTAGAGTGCCGCCATTCCCCCCTCCCAATCTTTACAGACAATACAGTGGCAATGCCTATCCCGCTCACCGCGCGCACAGCGGTCTCTCTAGTTCCAGGTCTGCTTTGGCGCTGTCTGCTCAGCTTGACGGCGCGCGCCCAGTGCCGCTGCGAGCCTTGGACGGCGGACAAGGGGCTGCCGCAAAACGCGGTGCGCGACCGGGCGCAAAGCATCATCCTGCTCCTGTTATTGCTGGGTGGCCTGACCCAGGCGCGCGTCCACGGGCAGACGCTCAGCACGCACAAGGTGCTGGGCCGCTATCAACAACTCGTCTGGCAGGATCAGCACGGTTTGCCGCAAAACGGCGTGCTGGCGATTTTGCGCACGCGCGACGGATATTTGTGGTTGGGCACGATTGAGGGAGCCGCGCGGTTTGACGGCGTGCGGTTCGTAGTGTTCGACAACAACAATACGGCGGCGCTCAAAAACAACCAGATTCTCTCGCTGGCCGAAGACCGTGCGGGCCAGCTCTGGCTGGGTTCGGTCGGCGGCGGGCTGACACGTTACGCGGACGGGCGCTTTCGGCTTTACACGACCCGCGACGGTTTGGCGAGCGATTACGTGCGCTGCCTGTTGGCTGACCGCGCCGGCAATCTCTGGATCGGCACGCGCGGCGGCGGGCTGAATCTGTTCCGCGACGAACGCTTCACGGCTTACACCACGCGCGACGGATTGCCAGGCGATCAAATTCTGACGCTGGCCGAAGACCGCGCCGGCAGTCTCTGGATTGGCACGACGAAAGGGTTGGCGCACTTCGCGCAAGGCCGCTTCACCACTTACACCATGCGCGCGGGCTTGCCGGGCGACCGCGTGAACGCGCTGTGCGTGGACAACGCGGGTCGTTTGTGGGTGGGCACCGGCGGCGGACTCTGCCGCTTTGAACAAGGCCGCTGCGTGGTGGATGGCGCGCCTGCGGCCCGGCTCGGTTCGGTGACGGCGCTGTATGAAGACCGCGAACGCAACCTCTGGATCGGCACCGGCGGGAATGGTTTGTTTCTGCGCCAGGGCGCGCGTCTGACGCAATACGCGGTGCGTGACGGTTTGCCGAGCGACACCGTGCTGGCGCTGTTTCAAGACCCGCAAGGCGACCTCTGGGTCGGTACGGTGGATGGCGGTCTCGTGCAGTTGCGCGCCGGACGCTTCGGCGTTTACACCGTTGAAGACGGACTGCCGCACAATTTCGCGGCGGCTGTCTTTGAGGATTCACAAGCCAACCTCTGGCTGGGCACGAACGGCGGGTTGAGCCGGCTCAAAGAGGGCGTCATCACCACCGTGCCATTCTCACAGGGCCGCCCGGACAGTGGTTCGATTGCCGAAGACCGCGCGGGCCGTCTTTGGTTCAGCGGCAACGGCCAGTTGAATCAGGTGCTCAACGGTCAATTCAGACGCTGGACGGCGGCGCAGGGCCTGCCGCACGAACCGGTGCGCGAGCTGCTGGGCGATGGCGCGGGCAATCTCTGGCTCAGCACGCCCGGTCACGGGCTGGCGCGGCTGAGCGCCGACCGCTTCCGCAGTTTCGATATGCACGACGGCCTCGCCGATGACGAAGTCACAGCCTTGTACGAAGGCCGGGCGGGCACGCTCTGGGTGGGGTTGCGCAACGGCGGCGTCAGCCGTTTCGATAGCGCGGCACAGCGCTTCACCAGTTGGACGGTCAAAGACGGGTTGCCCGGCGATCAGGTGATCGCTTTTTACGAAGACCGCTGGGGCAGCCTCTGGATCGGCACGAGCGGCGGCGGGTTGCGCCGTTTCAAAGCGGGCCACTTCGCCGCCATTACTGTCAAAGACGGCCTGTTTGACAACCGCACCTTCCAAATCCTTTCCGACACTGAAGACGACAGCGGCGATTTGTGGATGAGCAGCAATCGCGGCCTCTTTCGCGTCAGTTTGCGCGAGTTGAATGATTTGGCCGAGGGACGCCGTGCGACCGTGAATTCCTTTGTGTATGGCGTGGCGGATGGGATGCTCAGCCGGGAATGCAACAGCGGCAGTCCGGCGGGCTGGAAAACACGCGACGGACGGTTGTGGTTTCCGACCGTCAAAGGCGTCGTGGTGGTTGATCCCAAACAGCGCAACGTCCCGCCCTCGCGCGCCATCATCGAGCGCGTCATCCTGGATCGCGCGCCGCTGCCCGCCGGTCAACCCGTGCGCATCAGACCGGGGCAGGAGAACCTGGAGATCGAATACACCGGCATTAACTGGAGCCGCCCGCAACAGCTTCGGTTCAAATACCAACTGGCCGGTTTCAATCAGGACTGGGTGGAAACGGGCACGCGGCGCACGGCATATTTCTCAAGCCTGCCGCCGGGCGCTTACACGTTCAAAGTGATTGCGGACAATGGCGAGGGGCTTTGGAATACGGAAAGCGCAACCTTGCGCGTGGTCGTGCTGCCGCCGTTTTATCGCACCTGGTGGTTTTTGACGTTGGCCGTCTTGTCGGTGACGGGCGTAGTTTTGGCCGCGTTCAAATATCGCATCAATCAACTGGAACAACGCCAAGCCGCGCAGCAAGCCTTCGCGCGCCAGTTGATCGAATCGCAGGAAGCCGAACGCAAACGCATCGCGGGCGAATTGCACGACGGCTTGGGGCAAAACCTGCTGGTCATCAAAAACCGCGCGTTGTTCGGCTTGTTGCAACCAGAAGATGCGCCGCGCGCCGCCGCCCAGTTGACCGACATCTCCACGACCGCTTCGCAAGCGCTTGACGAAGTGCGCCAGATCGCGGCCAACTTGCACCCGTATCAACTCGACCGGCTGGGCTTGACCAAAGCCTTGACGACCATGATTCGCAACGTCGGCGCGGCGGCGCAACTCGACCTCGCGCTGTCGCTCGACAACGTGGATGGTTTATTCGACGCGGCGGGCCAGATCAATCTGTACCGCATCGTGCAGGAAGGCTTGAACAACATCGTCAAACACGCCGCCGCCCGCGAAGTCAGCCTGCAATTGCAACGCGCGCCGCACCGCTTGACCCTGACGCTGCGTGACAACGGACGTGGCTTTGTGATTGCGGAGCGTAGGTCGCAAGCTGGCGGTTTGGGTTTGACCGGGCTGGCCGAACGCGCGCGGTTGCTGCACGGCACACTGAACATTGAATCCACGCCGGGCGCGGGCACGCTGCTGACGCTGACGATTCCGCTAGACTAATCGCAGGTGTGACAATGGCAAAGAGAGATTACGGAACAGGCGGAAATAACGGAACAGACGGAACCGAATAAGGCAGCCTGCTTCCGTTATTTCCGTCTGTTCCGCAATCTCCAAAACCGTTTGAAAGGAAAGCTGACTGATGAATCCAATCATTCGCTTGCTGATTGCCGACGACCATCCGTTGTTGCGCGCCGGGCTGCGTCAGGTGATTGCCACCGACCCGCGTTTGCAGGTCGTTGCCGAGGCGGAGGACGGCGCGACCGCGCTCGAATTGCTCGCCGCCCACAAACCCGATGTCGCCGTGCTCGACATCGAGATGCCGCAATTGACCGGCTTCGCCTTGTTGCGCGAAATGCGCGCACAACGCCTGACGACCGCCGTCGTCTTCCTGACGATGTACCACGACGAAGAGATGTTCAACGAGGCGCTCGATCTAGGCGCGCTGGGCTACGTGCTCAAAGACAGCGCGACGACCGACATCGTCGCCGCGATTCGCGCCGCCGCCGCCGGACAGCCTTACATCAGCCCGGCCATTTCAGCTTTTCTGTTCAATCGTGCGACACGCGCGGCGGCGCTGGCGCAACAGCATCCCAGCCTGAACGACTTGACCCCCACCGAACGCCGCGTGCTGAAACTGATCGCTGCGAACAAAACCAGCAAAGAGATCGCGGCGGAGCTTTTCATCAGTTACCGCACGGTCGAAAACCACCGTTCCAACATCTGCCAGAAACTTGACCTCAAAGGCAGCCATTCACTGCTCAAGTTCGCGTTTGAGCACAAATCCGAGTTGTAAACGGGTTTTCGTCGCGTAGCGACGGGGGGAATTTAGCCGTGGGTTTCAACCCACGGTGGGCAGTGCACATTTCCCCGCGTCGCGTAGCGACGCTTGAAGGATTGAGGAGAAAACACCTTGACTAATCCCGAACCTCTTTTCTTCCCTGCACGACCTAAAGCCGTAGCGGATTCAGGCGTCGCTACGCGACGCGGGAACGCTCGTCTTCCCAACCGTAGGTTGAAACCCACGGCTAAATTCACCCCGTCGCTACGCGACGAAAACACCTGCCCCGCGCGCAATCAGCCCAATCAGCCCAACCTTTTCCTGACTACACGCCTAAGTGGAAACACCCAGCAAAATGAGTGGAAACACTCAGGCATTTTGTGAGGGTTCCTCTATACCCAACGCGCGCTTCCTGCCGTAGCTTCCTCGGTGTCCCCACATCCCCCCAAAGAGGTGAACGGAATGCTGAGTGTTTTGCTTGTGGAAGATCACGCGCCGATGCGCGCCACGTTGCGGCTGTGGCTGGCCGATCTGGCCGCGCCGATTACCGAGTGCGCAAACGGCGCGGAAGTCTGCGCCAGTTACGCCGCCGAGCGCCCCGATTGGGTGCTGATGGACATTGAATTGCCGGGGCAGGACGGCCTCGCGGCGACGCGCGAATTGCTCGCCGCAGAACCGGCGGCGCGCGTGCTGATCGTGACGACTTATGACGATGCCGAGTTGCGGCGCGCGGCGCAGGCGGCGGGCGCGCGCGGCTATGTGCTGAAGGAAAATTTGCTGGAACTGCGGCAATGGCTGCAACCGGCAGCTTGAATCTCAACAGGCTTTCAATCATCGAGGACAAGACCATGAAACGACACATCACCTTAATCGTAGTGCTGCTGAGCTTGTTGGCCGGCTTCGCGTTGTGGCGCGCCGCGCGCACGCAGGCCGCGCCCTTTGCCACGCTGCGCGTGCCGGAAGACCACGCCACCATTCAAGCCGCCATTAACGCCGCGCAAGCTGGCGATACGGTGGATGTCAGGGCAGGCACTTACAACGGCGCGGGCAACCGCGAACTCACCGTCAACAAAGCCATCACAATCAAATGCCGCACGGGCACCGGCGACGATTGCATCGTTGAGGATGGACGGGGGCTTGCCGCCCGCACCATCGTTACCTTCAGCACGCCGAACGTGACGCCCGTGCTCGACGGCTTCACGCTGCGCGCCGGCACCGGCTTCGGTTTCATTGCGGGCGGCATGTACATTTACAACGGCGCGCAGCCGCTCATCCGCAATTGCAAAATCACCGGGAACAACGCCATCAACGAGAACGGCGGCGTGCTGGTCGAAAACGCTTTCCCGGAATTCCGCAACTGCGCGATCAGCGGCAATCTCGGCACCGGGATGAAGGTGACTGGCGTGAGCATTGCCGCGCTCAGCGATTGCACCCTCAGCAACAACACGAGTGACGGGTTGAAAGTCGGCGCGTCCACCCTCGGCCTTTTCAACGAGGCCAGCGGCAAGCCCACGGCGCTCATCAGCAACTGCCGCTTCGAGAACAACACCCAGTCCGGTCTGGAAGTGGCCTCCATCGTGCCGGACTCAGAACCGTCGGCCATCGTGACGGGCAGCGTCTTTAGCGGGAATGGACAATCCGGCGTGGACGCATTTAACGCCGACACGCTGAGCCTGACCAACTGCGCCTTGCTCTTCAACACGGGCATCGCTCCGAACGCCGGCGGCCTCAATCTCCTCCTGGCGCGCCAGTTCGCGCTCACCAACTCGCTGGTGGTTGGCAATCGCGTCATCCCCCGCGTCGCGCAACCGGGCGTGCTCGATTCACCGGCGAGCGCGGTGGCGCTCACGTTTCCCCGCGCCGCCGCCGTCACCAATTGCACCATCACGAGTCACAATTCCCCCACGCTGCCGACGATGTATTTTGTCCCGGCACTCGACACCAGTCTCGTCAATGTTCCCTTTCGCGTGACCAACACGATCTTCTGGGGCAATACCGCCACCACGGACATCATCGGCGTGAACACACCGGGCTACCCGGCGGTTACCGTCAGCGCCTGCGACTCGCAACGCGGCACGATGGACGTGGCGGACGGCGGCGGCAATCTCAACGTTGATCCGCTTTTCGTGCGCAACGCGCTGACCAACGGCGCGACTGATGCGGGCGATTTGCGTTTGCAAAACACTTCGCCGGTCATCAATCGCGGCACGACCGCCGGTCTCGATCTCAACATCTTTCCCAAAAACGTCAACAACACGCCGCTCGATTACGCCGGGAACCCGCGCGTGTTTTGCGCCGGGCAGATTGACCAGGGGGCGTATGAGAATCAGTCCACGCCCAGCGGCGGGCAGCTCGTTTTCGGCCAACAACCGAACGGCACGACGCCCAACACGCCGCTCAGTCCGACGGTCACGGTGCGGCTGGTGGATGCTTGCGGCACTTTGATGAACAGCAACGCCGCGGTCACGCTCACGCTCAACAACGCCAACGGCGCGACGCTCAGCGGCGGCAGCGTCAACGCGGTCGGCGGCAGCGCCACCTTCAACAATCTGGCCGTCAGCAAATCCGGCATCGGCTACACGCTCACGGCTGCCAGCGGAGCGTTGACGGGGGCGACCTCGAATGCGTTTGACATCGCCTGTCCCAACATCACTATCGGCACGCCCGCCAGCGCCATGCTCGGCGTGCTTTACAGCAGTTCGATTGCCGCCACACCGGCAGCACCCAGCGGCCAGAGTTACCAGTACTCGCTGGCGAATAACACCAGTCTGCCGAGCGGCTTGATTCTGGTGAGCAACGCCGCCGGCATCGGCGGCATACCGGCGGTCAGCGGCAATTTCAGCTTCGACCTCAAAGCCGAGTTATTCAACGGCAACGTCTCGACCGGCTGTAGCGTGACGCAAACGCGCACGATCAACGTGACCTGCGTGAGCAATCCGATGGTGACGAATCGGAATGACAGCGGCGCGGGCAGTTTGCGCGAAGCCATTGCCACGGCCTGCGCGGGCAGCACGATCAGCTTTGCCGACGGGCTGACGGGGACGCTGTCATTGACCTCGGATGAACTGAAGATCGAGCGGAGCCTGACGATTCAGGGGCCGGGCGCGAACCTGTTGAACGTGCAGCGCGGCAGCGGCACGCCCAACATTCGCATCTTCCACATCACGGCGGGCGACGTGACGCTGGCGGGCTTGACGATGTCCAATGGGCAGGCGACGCCCGACCGCAATGGCGGCGGCGTGCTCAACGAAGGCACGGGCACGGTCACAGTCACGCGTAGCACGCTCAGCGGCAACTCGGCTGATTACGGCGGCGGCGGCATCGCCAACTTCAGCACGGGCGCGGTTACGGTCACGTACAGCACGCTCAGCGGCAACTCGGCCACCTCGGTGGGCGGCGGCATTTATAACGCCAACCTAGGCACGATCACGGTCGTCAACAGCACGCTCACCGGCAACACTTCGACCGTCAACGGCGGCCAAGGCGGCGGCCTTTATAACGGCAACGGCCTGGGCGGCACGGTCACTCTCACCAACTGCACGGTCGCCGGCAACACGGCCAACCGCGCCGGGGGCATTTATAACCAGGGCGCAGACTTGGTGCGGCTCAGAAATACGCTCGTCGCGGCGAATACCGCGACGACTGCCCCAGATGCCTTCGGCGGCCTGACCTCGCTGGGCAACAACCTGCTGGGCAAGAGTGACGGCAGCACGGGCCTCACGAACAATGTGAACAACGACAAGGTGGGCACGCTGGCCGCGCCGCTCGATCCGCTGCTTGCCGCGCCCGGCAATTACGGCGGCCCCACGCAGACGCAGCGCCCGCTGCCCGGTTCGCCGGCCATCAACGCGGGCGACAACTGCGTCTTCGACAACACCTGCTCGCCCAATCCGCTCGGCTTCAACCTGACCAGCGATCAGCGCGGTGCAACCTTCAGTCGGAAAGTGGGCGGCACGATGGACATCGGCGCGGTCGAGACCAGCTACGCGCTCGCGGCCACCGGCGGCACGCCGCAAAGCACGGTCGTCAACACGAACTTCACCAATCCATTGGTCGCCACGCTGACCGAATCCGGTCAACCGGTCAGCGGCGTTTCAATCACCTTCACCGCGCAAGCCGCCAACAACGGCGCGAGCGCGAGCTTCACCGGCAGCAACCCGGCGACGACCAACGCCAGCGGACAAGCCAGCGTGAACGTCGCGGCGAATGCCTTCACGGGCAGTTACAGCGTGACGGCCAATACCACGCCGGGCCTGGCGACGGCGGCCAGTTTCACGCTGACCAATACCTGCCCAATGATCACGGTGAATGCGCCTGCCACGACGACCGGCACGGCGGGCTTCGCCTTCAATCAAATGTTCACGCAAACAGGCGGCGTTGGCGCGCCGACGTTCAGCTTGCAAAGCGGGACCTTGCCGCAGGGCTTGACGCTGGCGGGCAATGGTGTCTTGAGCGGCACGCCCGTGCAAACGGGCACGTTCCCGCTGACGGTCAAAGCCACCGACGCGAACAACTGCACCGGCCTGAGCGCGCCGTATAACCTGGTGATTGGCTGCCCGACCCTCACGTTGAGCGCGTTGCCAGCCGCGACAGCGGGCACGTTGTTCACGGCGAACCTGAACGCGAGTCCGGCGGGCGGCAATTATCAATTCAGCAGCGCCGACAAACCGGCCTGGTTGACGCTGGCCGCCAATGGCGCACTCACGGGCACGCCGCCGACGGCGGGGCCGGTGAACTTCACCCTCGGCGTGACCGGCTTTGGCGGCGCGTGCGGACAAAGCTTCAATGTCACGCTCGTGGTCAACTGCCCAAGCCTCATGCTCGCGCCGGCGACGTTACCCAATGCGGCGATCAACACCGCCTATCCAACAATGCTCAGCGCGACGCCGGCGGGTGGCAATTACAGCTTTGTGGTGACGAGTGGTTTGTTACCCGCCGGGTTGGCGCTCAACGGCAATGGCAGTTTCAGCGGCGCGCCGACGCAAAGCGGCGTGTTCAACTTCCGCGTCACGGCGACGGGCTTCGGCGCGTGCGGCAGCTTTCGCGATTATGTATTGACGGTCGAATGTCCGGGCGTGTCACTCAATCCGGCCAGCTTGCCGGGCGGCATGGTAGGCGCGGCGTATAACCAAAGCATCGCGGCAAGTCCGGCGGGTGCGTACAGCTACAACGTGACGAGTGGGGCGTTGCCGGTGGGGTTGACACTCAATGCGGCGACGGGCGCGTTGACGGGCACGCCTGCGCAAGCGGGCACGTTCAGCTTCACGCTGGCGGCGGCGGCGGGCGCGTGTGCGGCCTCACGCAGCTACACGGTGACGATGGGTTGCGCGGGCATCACGCTGGGCGCGTTGGCGAATGCCACGGTGGGCACGAGCTACGCGGGCAGCGTGGCGGCGTCGCCGAGCGGCGCGTACACCTATGCGTTGGTCACGGGCGGCTTGCCTGTCGGGTTGATGCTCAATGCCACAACCGGCGCGCTGACGGGTACGCCGAGCAGCACTGGGACTTTCAACTTCACGCTCAAAGCACAAACGGCGAATGGGTGCGGCGGGCAGCAGAGCTACGCGCTGGTGGTGGGCTGTCCAACGATCGCACTGTCAGCGCTGGCGACGCCGACGTTAAATACGGCCTACAACCAAACGATCAGTGCGACACCGGCGGGCGGCAACTATGTTTACGCCGTCAGCAGTGGCGCGCTGCCAGCGGGCTTGGCATTGAATGCGGCCACCGGCGCGTTGACGGGCACACCGACAGCGGCGGGCGCGTATAGCTTCACCCTCACAGCCACGGGCTTCGGCACATGCACGGGCAGTCGCACGTACAGCGGCGTCATTGCGAGCACTTGCCCGACAATTACCTTGTCGGCCCTGCCGAATGGGCAACCGGGACAGCTTTACAGCCAGGTCGTGACGGGTTCGCCGAGCGCGACGTATAGCTACGCTGTGACAGCGGGCAGCGTACCGCCGGGGCTGACGTTCATCGCGGCGGGCGGCTTGCTCTATGGCTATCCGACAGCGGCGGGCACCTACAACTTCACCATTACAGCGACGGATGCAAACAATTGCACGGGCGCGCGCGCTTACACGCTGAGCATCGGCAGCGGCGCGGCGGCGCTGGCAATGCAGGCGGACTACGACGGCGACGGCAAGGCCGATCCGGCGCTCTGGGCGGCGCAGGAATGTCTCTGGCGCATCAGCAAGAGCAGCACCCAACAAGCCGAACAGCAAAGCTGGGGCATGGCGGGCGATGTAACGTTGCTGGGCGATTATGATGGCGACGGCAAATCCGACTTGGCGGTCTTTCGTCCCAGCAACGCGACGTTTTATGTGAAGCGTAGCAGCGATGGTGGCTACCTCATCAAGCAATGGGGCTTGAGTACGGACGTGCCGGTGCCCGGCGATTACGACGGCGACGGCAAGACGGATATTGCCGTCTGGCGCGGGTCGAACGGGACTTGGTATGTGCTGCGCAGTGCGGATCAGCAGCCTGAAGTGACGGCCTGGGGCGCGGGCTACGCGCCGTACCACGACGTGCCGGTGCCAGGCAATTACGATGGCGATGGCAAGACCGATCTCGCCGTCTTCCGGCGCGCGACCGGCACCTGGCTGATCAAGCGCAGCAGTGACGGGCAATTCACGATCAAGCAATGGGGCGTGGGAACGGATGTGCCGGTGCCGGGCGATTACGACGGCGACGGCAAAACGGACATCACGGTCTGGCGCGGCGCGGAAGGCAATTGGTACGTGCTGCGTTCGAGTGATCAGCGTGCCCAAGTCTCAGCCTGGGGTTCAACGGCGGTCGGCGATGCGCCCGCGCCGGGCGATTACGACGGTGACGGCCAAGCTGATCTGACGGTCTGGCGCGGGCCAACAGGCGCTTGGTACGTGCGGGAGAGCCGCACGCAGACCGTGCGCACCCAAAGTCTCGGTCAAAGCGGCGACCGCCTCATCGGTCAGCCCGCGCGCTAACGCAAGCAAGCGGATGGCTGGCACGCTTGCTGGGGTGCGGTGTTGAGCAGGTTCACCGCCGCACCCCAATACGGCAAGCGGCAAAGCACGGCAATCAACCTCCTCCCCCTCCGCTGTCCACGCGACAGCGTCAAACCACGGAGAATCCCGATGAAACGACAACTTATCACGCTGAGTATTACCCTTTGTCTGTTGCTGGGTCTGACCTTTTGGCAGCGCCCGCAAGCGATCACTGTAAAGGCTGCCCCGCCAGCAGTAGCTTGCTCAACCGCGAGTTTTAGCACTGCCACC
Encoded here:
- a CDS encoding peptide deformylase; protein product: MPVREILLLGNPQLWQPSSEITEVQAPQTRALITDLADTLADFRLRNGFGRAIAAPQIGVKQRMLFVNMQNGSTPFPLINPHIVRASYEQMELWDDCFSLPNLLVRVRRHSEIDVRYFDQNGAERLLTATADLSELLQHEIDHLDGILATDRAIDSRSLAFRSELQRQPG
- a CDS encoding response regulator transcription factor, whose amino-acid sequence is MNPIIRLLIADDHPLLRAGLRQVIATDPRLQVVAEAEDGATALELLAAHKPDVAVLDIEMPQLTGFALLREMRAQRLTTAVVFLTMYHDEEMFNEALDLGALGYVLKDSATTDIVAAIRAAAAGQPYISPAISAFLFNRATRAAALAQQHPSLNDLTPTERRVLKLIAANKTSKEIAAELFISYRTVENHRSNICQKLDLKGSHSLLKFAFEHKSEL
- a CDS encoding response regulator transcription factor; the protein is MLSVLLVEDHAPMRATLRLWLADLAAPITECANGAEVCASYAAERPDWVLMDIELPGQDGLAATRELLAAEPAARVLIVTTYDDAELRRAAQAAGARGYVLKENLLELRQWLQPAA
- a CDS encoding putative Ig domain-containing protein; the protein is MKRHITLIVVLLSLLAGFALWRAARTQAAPFATLRVPEDHATIQAAINAAQAGDTVDVRAGTYNGAGNRELTVNKAITIKCRTGTGDDCIVEDGRGLAARTIVTFSTPNVTPVLDGFTLRAGTGFGFIAGGMYIYNGAQPLIRNCKITGNNAINENGGVLVENAFPEFRNCAISGNLGTGMKVTGVSIAALSDCTLSNNTSDGLKVGASTLGLFNEASGKPTALISNCRFENNTQSGLEVASIVPDSEPSAIVTGSVFSGNGQSGVDAFNADTLSLTNCALLFNTGIAPNAGGLNLLLARQFALTNSLVVGNRVIPRVAQPGVLDSPASAVALTFPRAAAVTNCTITSHNSPTLPTMYFVPALDTSLVNVPFRVTNTIFWGNTATTDIIGVNTPGYPAVTVSACDSQRGTMDVADGGGNLNVDPLFVRNALTNGATDAGDLRLQNTSPVINRGTTAGLDLNIFPKNVNNTPLDYAGNPRVFCAGQIDQGAYENQSTPSGGQLVFGQQPNGTTPNTPLSPTVTVRLVDACGTLMNSNAAVTLTLNNANGATLSGGSVNAVGGSATFNNLAVSKSGIGYTLTAASGALTGATSNAFDIACPNITIGTPASAMLGVLYSSSIAATPAAPSGQSYQYSLANNTSLPSGLILVSNAAGIGGIPAVSGNFSFDLKAELFNGNVSTGCSVTQTRTINVTCVSNPMVTNRNDSGAGSLREAIATACAGSTISFADGLTGTLSLTSDELKIERSLTIQGPGANLLNVQRGSGTPNIRIFHITAGDVTLAGLTMSNGQATPDRNGGGVLNEGTGTVTVTRSTLSGNSADYGGGGIANFSTGAVTVTYSTLSGNSATSVGGGIYNANLGTITVVNSTLTGNTSTVNGGQGGGLYNGNGLGGTVTLTNCTVAGNTANRAGGIYNQGADLVRLRNTLVAANTATTAPDAFGGLTSLGNNLLGKSDGSTGLTNNVNNDKVGTLAAPLDPLLAAPGNYGGPTQTQRPLPGSPAINAGDNCVFDNTCSPNPLGFNLTSDQRGATFSRKVGGTMDIGAVETSYALAATGGTPQSTVVNTNFTNPLVATLTESGQPVSGVSITFTAQAANNGASASFTGSNPATTNASGQASVNVAANAFTGSYSVTANTTPGLATAASFTLTNTCPMITVNAPATTTGTAGFAFNQMFTQTGGVGAPTFSLQSGTLPQGLTLAGNGVLSGTPVQTGTFPLTVKATDANNCTGLSAPYNLVIGCPTLTLSALPAATAGTLFTANLNASPAGGNYQFSSADKPAWLTLAANGALTGTPPTAGPVNFTLGVTGFGGACGQSFNVTLVVNCPSLMLAPATLPNAAINTAYPTMLSATPAGGNYSFVVTSGLLPAGLALNGNGSFSGAPTQSGVFNFRVTATGFGACGSFRDYVLTVECPGVSLNPASLPGGMVGAAYNQSIAASPAGAYSYNVTSGALPVGLTLNAATGALTGTPAQAGTFSFTLAAAAGACAASRSYTVTMGCAGITLGALANATVGTSYAGSVAASPSGAYTYALVTGGLPVGLMLNATTGALTGTPSSTGTFNFTLKAQTANGCGGQQSYALVVGCPTIALSALATPTLNTAYNQTISATPAGGNYVYAVSSGALPAGLALNAATGALTGTPTAAGAYSFTLTATGFGTCTGSRTYSGVIASTCPTITLSALPNGQPGQLYSQVVTGSPSATYSYAVTAGSVPPGLTFIAAGGLLYGYPTAAGTYNFTITATDANNCTGARAYTLSIGSGAAALAMQADYDGDGKADPALWAAQECLWRISKSSTQQAEQQSWGMAGDVTLLGDYDGDGKSDLAVFRPSNATFYVKRSSDGGYLIKQWGLSTDVPVPGDYDGDGKTDIAVWRGSNGTWYVLRSADQQPEVTAWGAGYAPYHDVPVPGNYDGDGKTDLAVFRRATGTWLIKRSSDGQFTIKQWGVGTDVPVPGDYDGDGKTDITVWRGAEGNWYVLRSSDQRAQVSAWGSTAVGDAPAPGDYDGDGQADLTVWRGPTGAWYVRESRTQTVRTQSLGQSGDRLIGQPAR